From the Lathyrus oleraceus cultivar Zhongwan6 chromosome 4, CAAS_Psat_ZW6_1.0, whole genome shotgun sequence genome, one window contains:
- the LOC127076422 gene encoding serine/threonine protein phosphatase 2A 55 kDa regulatory subunit B beta isoform isoform X1: MNGGDDAVVAPEEPLQPLEWKFSQVFGERAAGEEVQEVDIISAIEFDKSGDHLATGDRGGRVVLFERTDSKDQHGSRKDLESTDYSNSRHPEFRYKTEFQSHEPEFDYLKSLEIEEKINKIKWCQTANGAVFLLSTNDKTIKFWKVQEKKVKKVSDMNIDPSKANGNGSIASSSNSCILKPHLANGGSSDKTYSYQSNDFSFPPGGLPSLRLPSVVASHETSLLARCRRVYAHAHDYHINSISNNSDGETFISADDLRINLWNLEISNQSFNIVDVKPANMEDLTEVITSAEFHPTHCNTLAYSSSKGSIRLVDLRQSALCDSHAKLFEEQEAPGSRSFFTEIIASISDIKFAREGRYILSRDYMSLKLWDINMDSGPVSTFRVHEYLRPKLCDLYENDSIFDKFECCLSGDGSRVSTGSYSNLFRVFGCAPGSTEATTLEASKNPMRRQVPTPSRPSRSIGNSITRVVRRGAENTGVDANGNSFDFTTKLLHLAWHPSENSIACAAANSLYMYYA; the protein is encoded by the exons ATGAACGGTGGCGATGATGCTGTTGTAGCTCCGGAGGAACCTTTGCAACCATTGGAGTGGAAATTCTCGCAGGTTTTTGGCGAGCGTGCGGCTGGAGAGGAAGTTCAGGAAG TGGACATAATTTCTGCCATTGAATTTGACAAGTCTGGTGATCATCTTGCTACTGGTGATCGCGGTGGTCGAGTAGTTCTCTTTGAACGGACAGATTCAAAAGAT CAGCATGGATCAAGAAAGGATTTGGAGAGTACCGACTATTCTAATAGCCGGCATCCTGAGTTCCGCTATAAAACTGAGTTTCAGAGTCATGAGCCTGAG TTTGACTATCTTAAGAGCTTGGAAATAGAAGAGAAAATTAACAAAATAAAATGGTGCCAAACAGCTAACGGTGCTGTATTCCTCCTGTCTACGAATGACAAAACAATCAAATTTTGGAAG GTTCAAGAAAAGAAGGTGAAGAAAGTTTCTGACATGAATATTGACCCTTCAAAAGCAAATGGAAATGGATCTATCGCAAGTTCGAGCAATTCTTGTATCCTTAAGCCACATCTTGCAAATGGAGGATCTTCAGATAAAACATATAGTTATCAAAGCAACGATTTCTCATTTCCACCCGGAGGCTTACCGTCACTAAGATTACCCTCGGTA GTGGCTAGCCATGAGACCAGTCTGTTGGCTCGATGTCGTAGAGTATATGCACATGCTCATGATTATCACATCAATTCTATTTCAAATAACAG CGATGGAGAAACTTTCATATCCGCCGATGATTTGCGAATAAATCTTTGGAACCTGGAAATTAGCAATCAAAGTTTTAATATTGTTGATGTAAAGCCTGCAAATATGGAGGATCTTACTG AGGTTATAACATCAGCAGAATTTCACCCGACACATTGTAATACATTGGCATATAGCAGTTCGAAGGGCTCAATTCGTCTTGTTGACTTGCGGCAGTCAGCCTTATGTGATTCCCATGCCAAGTT ATTTGAAGAACAGGAGGCCCCTGGGTCCAGATCGTTTTTCACAGAGATTATTGCTTCTATCTCGGATATAAAATTTGCAAGGGAGGGAAGATACATACTTAGTCGCGATTACATGTCTCTGAAG TTATGGGACATTAATATGGATTCTGGCCCAGTTTCGACATTCCGGGTTCACGAGTATTTAAGGCCAAAG TTATGTGATTTATACGAAAACGATTCAATTTTTGATAAGTTTGAGTGTTGTCTAAGCGGCGATGGATCACGAGTTTCAACCGGTTCTTACAG CAATCTATTCCGCGTGTTTGGTTGCGCCCCGGGAAGTACAGAAGCTACAACTTTGGAAGCCAGCAAAAATCCAATGAG ACGACAAGTTCCAACACCGTCAAGGCCTTCCAGATCAATCGGAAACAGCATCACAAGAGTTGTACGACGCG GAGCTGAAAACACCGGTGTCGACGCAAACGGAAACTCGTTCGACTTCACAACAAAGCTGCTACACTTAGCATGGCACCCAAGTGAAAATTCAATCGCCTGTGCCGCTGCAAATAGCTTATACATGTACTATGCATGA
- the LOC127076422 gene encoding serine/threonine protein phosphatase 2A 55 kDa regulatory subunit B beta isoform isoform X3, whose protein sequence is MNGGDDAVVAPEEPLQPLEWKFSQVFGERAAGEEVQEVDIISAIEFDKSGDHLATGDRGGRVVLFERTDSKDQHGSRKDLESTDYSNSRHPEFRYKTEFQSHEPEFDYLKSLEIEEKINKIKWCQTANGAVFLLSTNDKTIKFWKVQEKKVKKVSDMNIDPSKANGNGSIASSSNSCILKPHLANGGSSDKTYSYQSNDFSFPPGGLPSLRLPSVASHETSLLARCRRVYAHAHDYHINSISNNSDGETFISADDLRINLWNLEISNQSFNIVDVKPANMEDLTEVITSAEFHPTHCNTLAYSSSKGSIRLVDLRQSALCDSHAKLFEEQEAPGSRSFFTEIIASISDIKFAREGRYILSRDYMSLKLWDINMDSGPVSTFRVHEYLRPKLCDLYENDSIFDKFECCLSGDGSRVSTGSYSNLFRVFGCAPGSTEATTLEASKNPMRRQVPTPSRPSRSIGNSITRVVRRGAENTGVDANGNSFDFTTKLLHLAWHPSENSIACAAANSLYMYYA, encoded by the exons ATGAACGGTGGCGATGATGCTGTTGTAGCTCCGGAGGAACCTTTGCAACCATTGGAGTGGAAATTCTCGCAGGTTTTTGGCGAGCGTGCGGCTGGAGAGGAAGTTCAGGAAG TGGACATAATTTCTGCCATTGAATTTGACAAGTCTGGTGATCATCTTGCTACTGGTGATCGCGGTGGTCGAGTAGTTCTCTTTGAACGGACAGATTCAAAAGAT CAGCATGGATCAAGAAAGGATTTGGAGAGTACCGACTATTCTAATAGCCGGCATCCTGAGTTCCGCTATAAAACTGAGTTTCAGAGTCATGAGCCTGAG TTTGACTATCTTAAGAGCTTGGAAATAGAAGAGAAAATTAACAAAATAAAATGGTGCCAAACAGCTAACGGTGCTGTATTCCTCCTGTCTACGAATGACAAAACAATCAAATTTTGGAAG GTTCAAGAAAAGAAGGTGAAGAAAGTTTCTGACATGAATATTGACCCTTCAAAAGCAAATGGAAATGGATCTATCGCAAGTTCGAGCAATTCTTGTATCCTTAAGCCACATCTTGCAAATGGAGGATCTTCAGATAAAACATATAGTTATCAAAGCAACGATTTCTCATTTCCACCCGGAGGCTTACCGTCACTAAGATTACCCTCG GTGGCTAGCCATGAGACCAGTCTGTTGGCTCGATGTCGTAGAGTATATGCACATGCTCATGATTATCACATCAATTCTATTTCAAATAACAG CGATGGAGAAACTTTCATATCCGCCGATGATTTGCGAATAAATCTTTGGAACCTGGAAATTAGCAATCAAAGTTTTAATATTGTTGATGTAAAGCCTGCAAATATGGAGGATCTTACTG AGGTTATAACATCAGCAGAATTTCACCCGACACATTGTAATACATTGGCATATAGCAGTTCGAAGGGCTCAATTCGTCTTGTTGACTTGCGGCAGTCAGCCTTATGTGATTCCCATGCCAAGTT ATTTGAAGAACAGGAGGCCCCTGGGTCCAGATCGTTTTTCACAGAGATTATTGCTTCTATCTCGGATATAAAATTTGCAAGGGAGGGAAGATACATACTTAGTCGCGATTACATGTCTCTGAAG TTATGGGACATTAATATGGATTCTGGCCCAGTTTCGACATTCCGGGTTCACGAGTATTTAAGGCCAAAG TTATGTGATTTATACGAAAACGATTCAATTTTTGATAAGTTTGAGTGTTGTCTAAGCGGCGATGGATCACGAGTTTCAACCGGTTCTTACAG CAATCTATTCCGCGTGTTTGGTTGCGCCCCGGGAAGTACAGAAGCTACAACTTTGGAAGCCAGCAAAAATCCAATGAG ACGACAAGTTCCAACACCGTCAAGGCCTTCCAGATCAATCGGAAACAGCATCACAAGAGTTGTACGACGCG GAGCTGAAAACACCGGTGTCGACGCAAACGGAAACTCGTTCGACTTCACAACAAAGCTGCTACACTTAGCATGGCACCCAAGTGAAAATTCAATCGCCTGTGCCGCTGCAAATAGCTTATACATGTACTATGCATGA
- the LOC127076422 gene encoding serine/threonine protein phosphatase 2A 55 kDa regulatory subunit B beta isoform isoform X4 — protein MNGGDDAVVAPEEPLQPLEWKFSQVFGERAAGEEVQEVDIISAIEFDKSGDHLATGDRGGRVVLFERTDSKDHGSRKDLESTDYSNSRHPEFRYKTEFQSHEPEFDYLKSLEIEEKINKIKWCQTANGAVFLLSTNDKTIKFWKVQEKKVKKVSDMNIDPSKANGNGSIASSSNSCILKPHLANGGSSDKTYSYQSNDFSFPPGGLPSLRLPSVASHETSLLARCRRVYAHAHDYHINSISNNSDGETFISADDLRINLWNLEISNQSFNIVDVKPANMEDLTEVITSAEFHPTHCNTLAYSSSKGSIRLVDLRQSALCDSHAKLFEEQEAPGSRSFFTEIIASISDIKFAREGRYILSRDYMSLKLWDINMDSGPVSTFRVHEYLRPKLCDLYENDSIFDKFECCLSGDGSRVSTGSYSNLFRVFGCAPGSTEATTLEASKNPMRRQVPTPSRPSRSIGNSITRVVRRGAENTGVDANGNSFDFTTKLLHLAWHPSENSIACAAANSLYMYYA, from the exons ATGAACGGTGGCGATGATGCTGTTGTAGCTCCGGAGGAACCTTTGCAACCATTGGAGTGGAAATTCTCGCAGGTTTTTGGCGAGCGTGCGGCTGGAGAGGAAGTTCAGGAAG TGGACATAATTTCTGCCATTGAATTTGACAAGTCTGGTGATCATCTTGCTACTGGTGATCGCGGTGGTCGAGTAGTTCTCTTTGAACGGACAGATTCAAAAGAT CATGGATCAAGAAAGGATTTGGAGAGTACCGACTATTCTAATAGCCGGCATCCTGAGTTCCGCTATAAAACTGAGTTTCAGAGTCATGAGCCTGAG TTTGACTATCTTAAGAGCTTGGAAATAGAAGAGAAAATTAACAAAATAAAATGGTGCCAAACAGCTAACGGTGCTGTATTCCTCCTGTCTACGAATGACAAAACAATCAAATTTTGGAAG GTTCAAGAAAAGAAGGTGAAGAAAGTTTCTGACATGAATATTGACCCTTCAAAAGCAAATGGAAATGGATCTATCGCAAGTTCGAGCAATTCTTGTATCCTTAAGCCACATCTTGCAAATGGAGGATCTTCAGATAAAACATATAGTTATCAAAGCAACGATTTCTCATTTCCACCCGGAGGCTTACCGTCACTAAGATTACCCTCG GTGGCTAGCCATGAGACCAGTCTGTTGGCTCGATGTCGTAGAGTATATGCACATGCTCATGATTATCACATCAATTCTATTTCAAATAACAG CGATGGAGAAACTTTCATATCCGCCGATGATTTGCGAATAAATCTTTGGAACCTGGAAATTAGCAATCAAAGTTTTAATATTGTTGATGTAAAGCCTGCAAATATGGAGGATCTTACTG AGGTTATAACATCAGCAGAATTTCACCCGACACATTGTAATACATTGGCATATAGCAGTTCGAAGGGCTCAATTCGTCTTGTTGACTTGCGGCAGTCAGCCTTATGTGATTCCCATGCCAAGTT ATTTGAAGAACAGGAGGCCCCTGGGTCCAGATCGTTTTTCACAGAGATTATTGCTTCTATCTCGGATATAAAATTTGCAAGGGAGGGAAGATACATACTTAGTCGCGATTACATGTCTCTGAAG TTATGGGACATTAATATGGATTCTGGCCCAGTTTCGACATTCCGGGTTCACGAGTATTTAAGGCCAAAG TTATGTGATTTATACGAAAACGATTCAATTTTTGATAAGTTTGAGTGTTGTCTAAGCGGCGATGGATCACGAGTTTCAACCGGTTCTTACAG CAATCTATTCCGCGTGTTTGGTTGCGCCCCGGGAAGTACAGAAGCTACAACTTTGGAAGCCAGCAAAAATCCAATGAG ACGACAAGTTCCAACACCGTCAAGGCCTTCCAGATCAATCGGAAACAGCATCACAAGAGTTGTACGACGCG GAGCTGAAAACACCGGTGTCGACGCAAACGGAAACTCGTTCGACTTCACAACAAAGCTGCTACACTTAGCATGGCACCCAAGTGAAAATTCAATCGCCTGTGCCGCTGCAAATAGCTTATACATGTACTATGCATGA
- the LOC127076422 gene encoding serine/threonine protein phosphatase 2A 55 kDa regulatory subunit B beta isoform isoform X2 encodes MNGGDDAVVAPEEPLQPLEWKFSQVFGERAAGEEVQEVDIISAIEFDKSGDHLATGDRGGRVVLFERTDSKDHGSRKDLESTDYSNSRHPEFRYKTEFQSHEPEFDYLKSLEIEEKINKIKWCQTANGAVFLLSTNDKTIKFWKVQEKKVKKVSDMNIDPSKANGNGSIASSSNSCILKPHLANGGSSDKTYSYQSNDFSFPPGGLPSLRLPSVVASHETSLLARCRRVYAHAHDYHINSISNNSDGETFISADDLRINLWNLEISNQSFNIVDVKPANMEDLTEVITSAEFHPTHCNTLAYSSSKGSIRLVDLRQSALCDSHAKLFEEQEAPGSRSFFTEIIASISDIKFAREGRYILSRDYMSLKLWDINMDSGPVSTFRVHEYLRPKLCDLYENDSIFDKFECCLSGDGSRVSTGSYSNLFRVFGCAPGSTEATTLEASKNPMRRQVPTPSRPSRSIGNSITRVVRRGAENTGVDANGNSFDFTTKLLHLAWHPSENSIACAAANSLYMYYA; translated from the exons ATGAACGGTGGCGATGATGCTGTTGTAGCTCCGGAGGAACCTTTGCAACCATTGGAGTGGAAATTCTCGCAGGTTTTTGGCGAGCGTGCGGCTGGAGAGGAAGTTCAGGAAG TGGACATAATTTCTGCCATTGAATTTGACAAGTCTGGTGATCATCTTGCTACTGGTGATCGCGGTGGTCGAGTAGTTCTCTTTGAACGGACAGATTCAAAAGAT CATGGATCAAGAAAGGATTTGGAGAGTACCGACTATTCTAATAGCCGGCATCCTGAGTTCCGCTATAAAACTGAGTTTCAGAGTCATGAGCCTGAG TTTGACTATCTTAAGAGCTTGGAAATAGAAGAGAAAATTAACAAAATAAAATGGTGCCAAACAGCTAACGGTGCTGTATTCCTCCTGTCTACGAATGACAAAACAATCAAATTTTGGAAG GTTCAAGAAAAGAAGGTGAAGAAAGTTTCTGACATGAATATTGACCCTTCAAAAGCAAATGGAAATGGATCTATCGCAAGTTCGAGCAATTCTTGTATCCTTAAGCCACATCTTGCAAATGGAGGATCTTCAGATAAAACATATAGTTATCAAAGCAACGATTTCTCATTTCCACCCGGAGGCTTACCGTCACTAAGATTACCCTCGGTA GTGGCTAGCCATGAGACCAGTCTGTTGGCTCGATGTCGTAGAGTATATGCACATGCTCATGATTATCACATCAATTCTATTTCAAATAACAG CGATGGAGAAACTTTCATATCCGCCGATGATTTGCGAATAAATCTTTGGAACCTGGAAATTAGCAATCAAAGTTTTAATATTGTTGATGTAAAGCCTGCAAATATGGAGGATCTTACTG AGGTTATAACATCAGCAGAATTTCACCCGACACATTGTAATACATTGGCATATAGCAGTTCGAAGGGCTCAATTCGTCTTGTTGACTTGCGGCAGTCAGCCTTATGTGATTCCCATGCCAAGTT ATTTGAAGAACAGGAGGCCCCTGGGTCCAGATCGTTTTTCACAGAGATTATTGCTTCTATCTCGGATATAAAATTTGCAAGGGAGGGAAGATACATACTTAGTCGCGATTACATGTCTCTGAAG TTATGGGACATTAATATGGATTCTGGCCCAGTTTCGACATTCCGGGTTCACGAGTATTTAAGGCCAAAG TTATGTGATTTATACGAAAACGATTCAATTTTTGATAAGTTTGAGTGTTGTCTAAGCGGCGATGGATCACGAGTTTCAACCGGTTCTTACAG CAATCTATTCCGCGTGTTTGGTTGCGCCCCGGGAAGTACAGAAGCTACAACTTTGGAAGCCAGCAAAAATCCAATGAG ACGACAAGTTCCAACACCGTCAAGGCCTTCCAGATCAATCGGAAACAGCATCACAAGAGTTGTACGACGCG GAGCTGAAAACACCGGTGTCGACGCAAACGGAAACTCGTTCGACTTCACAACAAAGCTGCTACACTTAGCATGGCACCCAAGTGAAAATTCAATCGCCTGTGCCGCTGCAAATAGCTTATACATGTACTATGCATGA